A single Candidatus Auribacterota bacterium DNA region contains:
- a CDS encoding N-acetyltransferase, translated as MLREPPEKVSQEKITFDVRELEPLLSPPPSTMPPYEPSCVKLKDGSEMLIREARREEVPKMLEFIKKMLDVDHDFYDIVGVRVYAEILGWYRNRLKDPYQLLGLINGEWVGFANGRMWNDDISISLHSLAMKRGLRIGAIMYYAKAEYAFEVLGQKEWWATYESYNGFKRWAIGMAQPSYPWPEYQHELGGSRVFYMTKKYWDTVVKKYLLDLIGGTLKRPVAAKLLKANEKMTLPKEVEV; from the coding sequence ATGCTCAGAGAACCACCGGAGAAAGTATCACAGGAGAAAATCACATTTGACGTGCGCGAGCTCGAGCCGCTGCTCAGCCCGCCACCCTCCACGATGCCCCCCTACGAGCCGAGCTGCGTGAAACTCAAGGACGGTTCGGAGATGCTGATCCGCGAAGCCCGGCGGGAAGAGGTCCCAAAGATGCTTGAGTTCATCAAGAAGATGCTCGACGTTGACCACGACTTCTACGACATCGTCGGCGTGAGGGTCTACGCGGAGATTCTGGGCTGGTACAGGAACAGGCTGAAAGACCCCTATCAACTCCTCGGCCTCATCAACGGGGAGTGGGTCGGCTTCGCGAACGGGCGCATGTGGAATGATGATATCTCGATCAGCCTTCACTCCCTCGCCATGAAACGCGGTCTCAGGATAGGCGCCATCATGTACTACGCCAAGGCCGAGTATGCCTTTGAAGTCCTTGGGCAAAAAGAGTGGTGGGCGACGTATGAGAGCTACAACGGCTTCAAGCGCTGGGCAATCGGGATGGCACAGCCGTCGTACCCCTGGCCCGAGTACCAGCACGAGCTCGGCGGATCACGCGTCTTTTACATGACGAAGAAATACTGGGACACGGTCGTGAAAAAGTATCTCCTCGATCTCATCGGCGGGACGCTGAAGCGCCCCGTGGCGGCGAAGCTCCTCAAGGCGAACGAGAAGATGACGCTGCCGAAAGAGGTTGAGGTATAA
- the udp gene encoding uridine phosphorylase, with product MSEKQYHIQLAKGDVGRYVLLPGDPGRVPLIAGFLDRAEKVAQNREYTTYTGEVGGIKVSVTSTGIGCPSAAIAVEELARIGADTFIRVGTAGGLQTNVGLGDLVISTATVREDGTSLQYVPLNYPAVADFQLTMALWEAAKKLGYKTHLGITQTKDAFFTEEDDPRLPQYDEIRARWKTWQKANVLASSMESSAIFVISSFRRLRAAEILAVIGSTITGEMIVKKVGIEEMIKTAVEAIRIIAARDRAGK from the coding sequence ATGTCAGAAAAGCAATATCACATACAACTGGCGAAGGGGGATGTCGGGCGGTACGTGCTGCTCCCCGGCGACCCGGGGCGCGTCCCCCTGATCGCGGGTTTTCTGGATAGGGCCGAGAAGGTGGCGCAGAACAGGGAATACACCACATACACGGGAGAGGTGGGCGGCATCAAAGTGTCGGTGACGTCCACCGGGATCGGCTGCCCCTCCGCGGCGATCGCCGTGGAGGAACTCGCACGCATCGGGGCTGACACCTTTATCAGGGTCGGGACGGCAGGCGGCCTCCAGACGAACGTCGGCCTCGGTGACCTCGTCATCTCCACGGCCACCGTCCGGGAGGACGGGACCTCCCTCCAGTACGTACCGCTCAACTACCCCGCCGTTGCCGATTTTCAACTCACCATGGCGCTCTGGGAAGCGGCCAAAAAGCTCGGCTACAAGACGCACCTGGGCATCACGCAGACCAAGGACGCCTTTTTCACCGAGGAGGACGACCCGCGCCTGCCGCAGTACGACGAGATCCGCGCCAGGTGGAAAACCTGGCAGAAGGCGAACGTGCTGGCGAGCTCGATGGAGTCGTCTGCAATCTTCGTGATCTCCTCATTCAGAAGGCTCAGGGCAGCGGAAATCCTCGCGGTCATCGGCTCCACCATCACGGGAGAGATGATTGTCAAGAAGGTAGGGATCGAGGAGATGATAAAGACGGCTGTCGAGGCGATCAGGATTATTGCCGCGAGGGATAGGGCCGGAAAATAG
- a CDS encoding cyclase family protein, whose amino-acid sequence MYDLTQPLSDLTPAWPTYEPLQVKFFKRLAPNGANGQLVTHSNHVGTHLDGSLHFCTHGRDVASIPLEELVSEGAIVDLSDIAEDYGIYTSKDITNRVEVKEGDILVINTGYHKYSWDQPEADEVRYMVKHPGPQREFANWCKKMKIKWIGVDCGSADHPMNTKIREWMPKQAAECEIYFKKRFKKTIDEMFPPDHYQLMHIDLFPLDIIHAENLGGDIDKVLNRRMVIGCFPWRWVGGESSICRIVAFDMS is encoded by the coding sequence ATGTACGATCTCACGCAGCCGCTGAGCGATCTCACTCCGGCATGGCCGACGTATGAGCCGCTCCAGGTGAAGTTCTTCAAGCGCCTGGCGCCGAACGGCGCGAACGGCCAGCTGGTGACGCACAGCAACCATGTGGGCACCCACCTCGATGGGTCGCTCCACTTCTGCACGCACGGGCGCGACGTCGCGTCCATCCCGCTCGAGGAGCTCGTGAGCGAAGGGGCGATCGTCGACCTGAGTGATATCGCCGAGGACTACGGCATTTACACCTCAAAGGATATCACCAACCGCGTGGAGGTAAAAGAGGGAGATATCCTCGTCATCAACACCGGCTATCACAAATACTCATGGGACCAGCCTGAGGCGGATGAGGTGCGCTACATGGTTAAACACCCAGGACCGCAGCGGGAGTTTGCGAACTGGTGCAAGAAAATGAAGATCAAATGGATCGGCGTTGACTGCGGCTCCGCTGACCACCCGATGAACACGAAGATTCGCGAGTGGATGCCGAAGCAAGCGGCAGAATGCGAGATTTATTTCAAAAAGAGGTTCAAAAAGACGATCGACGAAATGTTTCCTCCCGACCACTACCAGCTCATGCACATTGACCTGTTCCCGCTTGATATCATACACGCTGAAAATCTGGGGGGAGACATCGACAAGGTGCTCAACCGCCGGATGGTCATCGGCTGCTTCCCCTGGCGCTGGGTCGGGGGGGAGTCATCAATTTGCCGGATCGTGGCATTCGATATGAGCTAG
- a CDS encoding DUF2877 domain-containing protein — protein MRLRALSIDRELRDVLLRGRVTGATFAVYDRVVYLRTLKGAMLVIAHMDVGNGPGFILVEHEGSLKNGYPSFYPDERFECEKGLVKIGEERIIVEAVRAATWDPSFAPTGTHRLGELETCLKIAREIAKSRARGVLGSLIGRLEDRCSHGRQRQNPQISDTALVVHEKVYALAAALTRGCEIKVREAAQRIIGLGEGLTPSCDDLLVGLVGFLCGARRVPFLEAYARRMITRLGEVMKSPAERTTPVSAHFLSAAGRGRFAERVKELLEAIFAIDEKRVERASERVLEYGATSGVDLIYGMALGYEIAKTRLSLVARRLTQ, from the coding sequence ATGCGCCTGAGAGCATTATCAATTGATAGAGAGCTCAGAGACGTGCTCCTCAGAGGAAGGGTCACGGGCGCGACATTCGCGGTCTATGACCGCGTGGTATATCTACGAACGCTCAAGGGAGCAATGCTTGTCATCGCACACATGGATGTCGGCAATGGGCCGGGATTTATTCTCGTTGAGCATGAGGGCTCCCTGAAGAACGGATATCCATCTTTTTATCCCGACGAGCGATTCGAATGCGAGAAGGGGCTGGTGAAGATTGGGGAAGAGAGGATCATTGTCGAGGCGGTTCGTGCGGCTACATGGGATCCTTCCTTCGCGCCGACGGGAACGCATCGCTTGGGCGAACTGGAAACCTGTTTGAAAATCGCACGTGAGATCGCTAAATCGCGCGCTCGCGGCGTCCTCGGCTCGCTCATCGGCAGGCTCGAAGATCGCTGCAGCCATGGACGCCAGAGACAGAACCCGCAGATATCTGACACCGCGCTCGTGGTACATGAGAAGGTGTACGCGCTCGCAGCCGCCCTCACGAGGGGCTGCGAGATAAAAGTTAGAGAAGCGGCGCAGCGGATCATCGGGCTGGGGGAGGGGCTCACGCCCTCGTGCGACGACCTGCTCGTGGGGCTGGTGGGTTTCCTGTGTGGCGCGCGGCGTGTTCCATTCCTGGAGGCGTATGCCCGGAGGATGATCACCCGGCTCGGGGAGGTGATGAAATCGCCGGCGGAGCGAACGACGCCGGTATCGGCTCATTTCCTCTCTGCGGCGGGGCGCGGGCGGTTCGCGGAGCGGGTGAAGGAGCTGCTGGAAGCGATTTTCGCCATTGATGAGAAAAGGGTGGAAAGAGCGAGCGAGCGGGTGCTAGAATATGGCGCCACGTCGGGGGTGGATCTGATTTATGGCATGGCCCTTGGATATGAAATTGCAAAGACTCGCTTGTCGCTCGTGGCGCGTAGATTGACACAGTAA
- a CDS encoding pyridoxamine 5'-phosphate oxidase family protein, whose amino-acid sequence MTACEAMEIIRGAGYGVLATDVEGQPRVRPMAFVVTDDFRLLSSTFKRSGKVQELARNPRVEICFVDGRKYQLRVEGRADVSGGPEKKRELLALNPNVKKHFTDENNPEFVLIEIIPTRMRWMPPGFGEYRPVAIG is encoded by the coding sequence ATGACGGCATGTGAGGCGATGGAGATTATCAGAGGGGCGGGCTATGGGGTTCTGGCCACCGACGTTGAGGGGCAGCCGCGGGTGCGTCCGATGGCGTTCGTGGTCACCGATGATTTCAGGCTGTTGAGTTCCACCTTCAAACGGAGCGGCAAGGTGCAAGAGCTCGCACGGAACCCGCGAGTGGAGATCTGTTTCGTGGACGGGCGCAAATACCAATTGAGAGTGGAGGGGCGCGCGGACGTCTCAGGAGGGCCGGAGAAGAAGCGCGAGCTGCTCGCTCTCAACCCGAATGTGAAAAAACATTTCACGGACGAGAATAACCCGGAGTTCGTGCTCATCGAAATCATCCCGACCCGCATGCGCTGGATGCCGCCCGGTTTCGGCGAGTATCGTCCAGTGGCCATCGGATAA
- a CDS encoding metallophosphoesterase, with protein sequence MKLGLMADSHENMPAIAKAVELFNREGVAVVLHAGDIISPITAKEFAKLKMPLIAVFGNNDGEKFFLREKLKGIGEIHERKWEGELGGKRVLLIHVPDMLDALAASGAYDLIVYGHTHEVVVRKGKTLVVNPGECGGWLTGRCTVAILDTERMTAEIHDLNY encoded by the coding sequence ATGAAGCTCGGGTTGATGGCTGATTCACACGAGAACATGCCTGCGATCGCGAAGGCGGTTGAGCTTTTCAACCGTGAGGGGGTGGCGGTAGTCCTGCACGCGGGTGATATCATCTCGCCGATCACCGCGAAGGAGTTCGCGAAGTTAAAGATGCCGCTCATCGCCGTCTTCGGGAACAACGACGGCGAGAAGTTCTTTCTGAGGGAGAAGTTAAAGGGGATCGGCGAAATCCACGAGCGGAAGTGGGAGGGGGAGCTCGGCGGCAAGCGGGTGCTGCTGATCCATGTCCCCGACATGCTTGACGCCCTCGCGGCGAGCGGCGCCTATGACCTCATCGTGTACGGTCACACGCACGAAGTGGTGGTCCGGAAAGGGAAGACGCTCGTGGTCAATCCGGGAGAATGCGGCGGCTGGCTCACGGGGCGGTGCACCGTCGCCATTCTCGACACGGAGAGGATGACGGCCGAAATCCATGACTTGAACTATTAA
- a CDS encoding glutamate synthase-related protein, which translates to MKENARSTTGTSARVRDVSPSSGMCPLCIRECKVLCEIGKSAFRGRDVLYPEPERFGESTAASNKDYGLHWRDLQIMVEVRGAQGIAEDPDKALFPNVDVAQTLGGIKVKIPVIIPGLGSTDVARRNWLGLSMGAAISGVIDVIGENVCGMDEEATFDSKGMVVDSPQLRFRIDQYRVFWDGEFGDIGVQTNVEDQRCGVALYAIRKLGVNIIERKWGQGAKNIGGEVRIHSLEKALLLKKRGYVVIPDPEDPAVEEAFRKKVFDTFERHSRVGMPEWKGFVEDIQWLRSEGAKKVFLKTGSPNPYAIAFILKCASAAKVDLLTLDGAGGGTGMSPVPMMQECSTPTIYLESIVLDAVRILKKRKKYIPDIVIAGGFINETQIFKAIAMSNYGEGPVVKGVAMARAPITAAMKADYFTKLAEAEDLPHAFRDRYSDDPAKFFITMTELKSRFGKAIGKELPWAAVGVYTYFDRIRVGLQQLIAGCKKFRLDLISREDLASLTPLARDVTNIPMIHEYDEKSFENILDF; encoded by the coding sequence ATGAAGGAAAACGCGCGTTCAACAACGGGGACCAGCGCGAGGGTGAGGGACGTTTCCCCATCAAGCGGGATGTGCCCTCTCTGTATACGGGAGTGCAAGGTGCTCTGTGAAATAGGGAAAAGCGCCTTCCGTGGCAGGGATGTCCTGTATCCCGAGCCGGAACGGTTTGGAGAATCGACCGCGGCTTCAAATAAGGATTACGGCCTTCATTGGAGGGACCTCCAGATAATGGTTGAGGTGAGGGGAGCGCAGGGGATTGCGGAAGATCCCGACAAGGCGCTCTTCCCCAATGTCGATGTCGCCCAGACTCTCGGCGGCATCAAGGTAAAGATACCCGTGATCATTCCCGGCCTGGGGTCGACCGATGTGGCGAGGCGGAACTGGCTCGGCCTCTCCATGGGAGCGGCTATCTCGGGAGTTATTGATGTGATAGGGGAAAATGTATGCGGTATGGATGAGGAGGCCACATTCGATTCCAAAGGGATGGTCGTTGACTCTCCCCAGCTGCGGTTCCGCATTGACCAGTATCGCGTGTTCTGGGACGGTGAGTTTGGAGACATCGGCGTGCAGACAAACGTTGAGGACCAGCGGTGCGGCGTGGCGCTGTACGCGATCAGGAAGCTCGGGGTGAACATAATTGAAAGGAAGTGGGGGCAGGGGGCGAAGAATATCGGCGGCGAGGTGAGGATCCACAGCCTCGAAAAGGCCCTCCTGCTCAAGAAGCGGGGCTATGTGGTCATCCCTGATCCGGAAGATCCGGCGGTAGAGGAGGCCTTCAGGAAAAAGGTGTTCGACACCTTCGAGCGCCATTCGCGAGTGGGGATGCCCGAGTGGAAGGGGTTTGTCGAGGACATCCAGTGGCTCAGGAGCGAGGGCGCGAAAAAGGTATTCTTGAAGACAGGTTCTCCGAACCCCTATGCCATAGCGTTCATTTTGAAGTGCGCGTCCGCGGCGAAGGTCGATCTACTCACCCTTGACGGCGCGGGCGGCGGCACCGGGATGTCACCGGTGCCGATGATGCAGGAGTGCTCAACGCCGACGATCTATCTTGAATCCATTGTGCTCGACGCGGTCCGGATTCTCAAGAAACGGAAAAAGTATATCCCGGATATCGTCATCGCGGGCGGGTTCATCAACGAAACCCAGATCTTTAAGGCCATCGCCATGAGCAACTACGGTGAGGGACCCGTGGTGAAGGGGGTCGCAATGGCGCGGGCGCCGATTACCGCGGCGATGAAAGCGGACTATTTTACCAAGCTCGCCGAGGCAGAGGATCTCCCGCACGCCTTCAGGGATAGGTACAGCGACGATCCGGCGAAATTCTTCATCACCATGACCGAGTTGAAATCACGATTCGGCAAGGCGATCGGCAAAGAGCTCCCCTGGGCCGCAGTGGGCGTCTATACCTACTTCGACAGGATCAGGGTGGGGCTCCAACAGCTCATCGCGGGCTGCAAGAAGTTCAGGCTCGACCTGATAAGCAGAGAAGACCTCGCCTCGCTCACTCCGCTCGCGAGGGACGTGACGAACATACCCATGATCCACGAGTATGATGAGAAGTCGTTTGAGAACATCCTGGACTTCTAG